AGGGCGATCGGGCCGTGCTTGAGCTCGCCGGCGGCGAACCCCTCGGCATGGATGTAGGCGAGCTCCTTGAGCTTGAGCGCCCCCTCGAGGGCGACCGGGTAGCCGACGTGGCGCCCGAGGAAGAGCACGGAGGTGACGTCCCGCATGGACCGCGCGATGTCCCGGACCTCCTCCTCGCGGGCGAGGACCTGCTCGATCTTCTCGGGGAGCCTGGCGAGCTCGGTGAGGTAGCCGGCGACCTCGTCGAGGTACTTCGTCCCGCGGAGCTGGGAGAGGTAGAGGCCGAGGAGGTAGGTCGCGGTGATCTGGGCGAGGAAGGCCTTGGTCGAGGCGACGGCCACCTCGGGCCCGGCGTGCGTGTAGAGCACGGCGTCGGACTCACGGGCGATCGTCGACCCGTAGGTGTTGACCACCGCGAGGACCTTCGAGCCCTGCTCCCGGGCGTGCCGGACCGCCATGATCGTGTCCATGGTCTCCCCCGACTGGGAGATGGCCACGACGAGGGTCTTCTCGTTGACGACCGGGTCGCGGTAGCGGAACTCGTGGGCGAGCTCGACCTCGACGGGGATGCGGACCCAGTGCTCGACGGCGTACTTCGCCACGTGCCCGGCGTACGCGGCCGTCCCGCAGGCGACGACGATGATCTTGTCGATGCGCCGCAGGATCGCCTCGTCGATGCGCAGCTCGTCGAGCTGGAGGTTGCCCTGCTCGTCGGTGCGGCCCAGGAGGGTGTCCGCGACCGCCTTGGGCTGGTCGTGGATCTCCTTGTCCATGAACGTGGGGTAGCCGCCCTTGACGGCGGCGCTCGCGTCCCACGTCACGGTGAACGGGCGCGGCTCGACCGGCGTGCCGTCGAACCGCGTCACCCGGACGGAGTCGGCGGTGACCGTGACGACCTCGTCCTGGCCCAGCTCGAGCGCGGAGGAGGTGTGCGAGACGAACGCCGCGACGTCGGAGCCGAGGAAGTTCTCCCCCTCGCCGAGGCCGACGACGAGCGGGGAGTTGCGGCGTGCGGCGACGACCGTCCCCGGCGCGGCGGCGTGCACCGCGAGGAGGGTGAACGCCCCCTCGAGCATCGCCGCGACCTCGCGCATGGCTGCGGTGAGGTCGCCGGTGCGCTCATGGGCGGCGGCGAGGAGGTGGGCGACCACCTCGGTGTCGGTCTGGGAGGTGAACGGCACGCCGGCCTCCGCGAGCGGCCGGCGCAGCGCGGCGTAGTTCTCGATGATCCCGTTGTGGATGACGGCGAGGCGGCCGTCGGTGGAGGTGTGGGGGTGCGCGTTGGTGTCGGTCGGGGCGCCGTGCGTGGCCCACCGGGTGTGCCCGATGGCCGCCGTCGCCGGGGGCAGCGGCGCCGCCTCGAGCGCCCCCAGCAGGTTGGCCAGCTTGCCGGCACGCTTGCGCACGACGAGCCCCTCGCCGGTGACCAGTGCCACACCCGCGGAGTCGTACCCCCGGTACTCGAGGCGGGCGAGGCCCTCCAGGACGACCTCCAGGGGGCGGGCGGACGGCGAGGCCGGCCCGACGTAACCGACGATTCCGCACATGCGCCCGAGGGTAACGCGGTCCGGCCCGGCGCCCGTACCCGGCTCTCCGCGCCGCACGCCGGCGGGGGCAGGCCCGCGGGTGCGCCAGACTTGCGCAGTGACCTCGCCCGGCGGCTCTCCGCCCTCACCCTTCGTCGAGTTCGACCGCGAGTCGTGGAGCCGGCTGTCGGCGTCCACCCCGCTACCGCTCACCGACGCGGACGTGCGCCGCCTGCGCGGCCTGGGCGACCCCGTGGACCTCGCCGAGGTCGACACCGTCTACCGGCCCCTGTCCCGGCTGCTCGGCCTCTACGTCGACGCCGCGCGTCGGCTCGACGCGTCCACCGCGACGTTCCTCGGCGGGCCCGTGGCGCGCACGCCCTACGTCATCGGGGTCGCGGGCTCGGTCGCCGTCGGCAAGTCGACGACGTCGCGGGTGCTGCGCGAGCTCATGCGCCGCTGGCCGGGCACCCCGAACGTCGAGCTGGTCACCACCGACGGCTTCCTGCACCCCAACGCCGAGCTCGAGCGGCGCGGGATCCTCGACCGCAAGGGCTTCCCCGAGTCCTACGACCAGCGGGCCCTGCTGCGCTTCCTCGCGGCGGTCAAGGCCGGCGTGGCCGAGGTGAGCGCCCCGGTCTACGACCACCTCACCTACGACATCGTCCCGGGGGCGTCGGTGCCGGTGCGCAACCCCGACGTCCTCATCGTCGAGGGCCTCAACGTGCTCCAGCCGGCGCGGACGACAGCGGACGGGTCCCCCAGCCTCGCCGTGAGCGACTTCTTCGACTTCTCCCTCTACGTCGACGCCCGGACGTCGGACGTGCGGCGCTGGTACGTCGAGCGCTTCCTCTCGCTGCGCCGAACGGCCTTCGCGGAGCCGCAGTCGTACTTCCACCGCTACGCGAGCCTCGACGACGACGCGGCGGTCGCCAAGGCGACGTCGATCTGGGCGACGATCAACGAACCGAACCTCGTGCAGAACATCCTGCCCACCCGGGGCCGGGCGACGCTGGTGCTCACCAAGGCGGGCGACCACCGCATGCACCGCATGCGGCTGCGCAAGGTCTGACGGCTCAGGCGCCGGCGGGGGGACCCTCCGGGGCGCCGCCCTCGACGGCGGGGCCGTCGACCGCGGCACCGTCGTCCGCGCGGCCCATCCGCCGGGACACCCGCTTGAGGACGGCGTCGACGACGAACCCGAGCAGGACGCCGCCGAGCACCCCCACCGCGACCGCGACGAGCGGGTGCTCGTGGAGGAACACCCCGGCGCCCATGCCGAGCAGCGTGGAGTAGCCGCCCCAGATCACCGCGGCGATGGCGGCGATGACGATGAACCGGCGCCGGGGGTAGGCGACGGCCCCCGCGGTCATGTTGACGGCCACGCGGCCGACCGGGACGAACCGCGCGGAGAGGATGAACACCGTGCCCCGGGTCGCCAGCGCGCGGCTCGCCCATGCCAGGGCCCCCTGGCCCCGGTCGCCCTGGAACATCCGCAACCGGTGGATGGGGACCTTGGTGCCCACCCCGAACGCGATGAGGTCCCCGCTGAACGCGCCGGCCGCGGCCGCCGCGATGAGCAGCCAGAGGCTCGGGCCCTCCCCGGTGATGGCGAGGACGGCGACCGCGATGACGACGGACTCGCTCGGCACCGGCGGGAAGAACCCGTCGATGGTGGCGAGCACGAAGACCGCGAGGAGGATCCAGGGCGAGCCGGCGAGGCCGAGGACGGACTCCTCGACCGCCGCCATGAGCTCGGTCACAACGCCAGCCGGTCCTTCACCACGCCCGCAAGCCGACGGGCGACGTCGTCGGCCTGGTCCTGGGAGGCCGCCTCGACCATGACGCGCACGAGCGGCTCGGTGCCCGAGGGACGCAGGAGCACGCGGCCGGTCTCCCCGAGCTCGCGCTCGGCCCCGGCCACCGCGTCGAGGAGGGCCTCGTCGGAGGCGGTGCGGGACTTGTCGACGCCGGGGACGTTGACGAGCACCTGCGGCAGCCGGTGCACGACGGAGGCGAGGTCCGCCAGCGGCCGCCCGGTGCGCACCACCTGCGCGCCGATGAGCAGCGCGCTGAGCAGCCCGTCACCGGTGGAGGCGTGCGCCGAGTTGATGATGTGCCCGGACTGCTCCCCGCCCAGGGTGTGCCCGCCGGCGCGCATCGCCTCGAGGACGTACCGGTCACCGACGGCCGTCTGGACGGTGGCGATGCCGGCGTCGCGCATGGCGAGCAGGAGACCGAGGTTGCTCATGACGGTGACGACGAGGGTGTCGTTGGCGAGCGTGCCCTCCTCCTTCATCGCCACGGCGAGCAGGCCCATGATCTGGTCGCCGTCGACGAGCGCACCCGTGTGGTCCACCGCCAGGCAGCGGTCGGCGTCGCCGTCGAAGGCGACGCCCAGGTCCGCGCCCGAGGCGACGGTGACCGCCTGGAGCTGCTCCGGGTGCGTGGAGCCGCAGGCGTCGTTGATGTTGCGCCCGTCGGGGGAGGCGTTGATGACGACGACGTCGGCCCCCGCCTCGCGCAGCGCCAGCGGCCCGACCGCGCTGGCGGCGCCGTTGGCGCAGTCGACGGCGATCCGCAGGCCGGCGAGGTCGACGCCGACGGCGGAGACGAGGTGGTCGACGTAGGCGCGGTCGGCGGCCCGGGCGTCCTCGCCGATGGAGCCGACCTGGGCACCGACGGGGCGCTCCCACTGGGCGCCGAGCCGCGCCTCGATGGCGTCCTCGACGGCGTCGTCGAGCTTGCGGCCGCCGCGCGCGAAGAACTTGATGCCGTTGTCCGGCATGGGGTTGTGCGAGGCGGAGATGACGACGCCGAGGTCGACGTCCATGCTCGACGTGAGGTATGCGACGCCGGGCGTGGGCAGCACGCCGACCTGGATGACGTCGACGCCGGCACTGGCCAGGCCCGCGGCGATGGCCGAGCCGAGGAACTCCCCCGACAGCCGGGTGTCCCGACCGATGACCGCCCGCGGGCGGTGGCCGTCGAACTGGCCAGAGGTCGCGAGCACGTGGGCGGCGGCAGCGCCGAGGTCGAGGGCGAGCTCCGCGCTCACGTCCCGGTTGGCCAGCCCACGGACCCCGTCGGTCCCGAACAGTCGCGGCATCAGCTCTCCTTGTCTTCGAACGACCCCGCCGGCCGCACTGGGGACCATCGTGGCACGCTCGCGCACGTGCGGGGACGCGCGGCCGGTGAGGGGGATGTGCGGATCCGGTGCGGAGCCGACGCGGCCCGGGACCCCGCCCCGGTACGCGAACGGCCCCGCCGGGCGAGTGCCTGGCGGGGCCGTTCGGAAGCAGCGCGGGTCAGCGCTTGGAGTACTGGGGGGCCTTGCGGGCCTTCTTGAGTCCGGCCTTCTTGCTCTCCACGACGCGGGCGTCGCGGGTGAGGAAGCCGGCCTTCTTCAGCGCGGGGCGGTTCGACTCGGTGTCGATCGCGTTGAGCGCCCGGGCCACACCGAGGCGCAGCGCGCCGGCCTGGCCGGAGATCCCACCGCCGTCGATACGCGCGACCACGTCGAAGCGGCCCTCGATGTCCAGGAGGGCGAACGGGGCGTTGACGAGCTGCTGGTGCAGCTTGTTGGGGAAGTAGTCCTCGAGCGTGCGCCCGTTGACCTTCCACTGCCCGGTTCCGGGGACGAGGCGGACGCGGGCAACCGCTTCCTTGCGGCGCCCGATGGCCTGGCCCGGAGCGGTGATGCTCTGGCCCAGACCGGCTGCGGGGGCAGCACTCTCGCTGGTGTAGCTGCTGGGGACGGACTCGTCGTCCAGCTCGATCTCGGCAGTGGTCTCAGCCACAGTTCTCCTCGTGTCCTGTTGAGAGGGCACCCGCACCGCAGAGGCGGTGGTTACTGGGCGACCTGGGTGATCTCGAACGTCTGCGGCTTCTGAGCGGAGTGCGGGTGCTCAGGACCGGCGTAGACCTTCAGCTTGCGGAGCTGGGCGCGGCCCAGCGTGGTCTTGGGGACCATGCCCCGGACTGCCTTCTCGACCGCGCGAGCCGGGTGCTTGGCGAGGAGCTGGGCGTAGTTGGTCGCCTTGAGACCACCCGGGAAGCCGGAGTGGTGGTAGGCGATCTTGTCCTCGCGCTTGCTGCCGGTGAGGGCGACCTTCTCGGCATTGATGACGACGACGAAGTCACCGTTGTCCACGTGCGATGCGAACGTCGCCTTGTGCTTCCCACGGAGCAGGGTCGCGACCTGGGTCGCCAGTCGGCCGAGGACGACGTCGGTGGCGTCGATGACGTACCAGTTCTTCTCGACGTCGCCGGGCTTCGGTGTGTACGTGCGCACGGGCGTAGCCTTCGTTTCTTCTGCGTATCTAGCGGGCGGCAGCGCGAGCCGCTGCCCATGGTCAGGTGGTGCTCGCTTGAGCTCATCCGCCGCTCGTCCGGCGAGTGGGAGGCACCGGGAGCGCATGGGGATGCCAGGCGACATCAAAGGGTACGCCGGGGCGGCGCCGCGGTCAAAACTGGTGGGAGCGACGCGGGTCTCCGCACGGTCCGGGGACCGGCCCGCGCACCGGCCCGTCGTGCGAGCACCGGCGGTCGATGGCAGCCTGAGCCTATGAGTGAGAACGACATGTCGGTCGAGCCCGACACCTCGGAAGCGGCCGCGTCCATGGACACCACGGCAGACACCTCGGCCACCCGGCAGGACCCCTCCCTCGCGGGTGAGGGGGACACCGACCAGCTGCAGAAGGAGGAGATGCTCGTCGAGCGCGGGGTCGACGACCTCGCGGACGAGGGCGTCTCCCCGCCCGAGCGGGACCCCCTGCGGGGCCTCAACCTCACGCCCCGGGAGCAGGTCGAGGGGGACACCCTCGCCGAGCGGCTCGAGCAGGAGCAGCCCGAGGTGTGGGAGGAGGCCGGCGACCAGCCCCTCCCCGACCGCCAGCCCGACCGCGCGGGGCGCCTCGAGGCGCTCCCCGACGACGACGACCCCACGGACACCGTGGGCGAGGCGCAGTCGTCCTGGGCGGCGGACGTCGGCGTCGCCGGCGGCGCCGCGACCGCCGAGGAGGCGGCCATGCACATCGTCGACGAGGACGAGGCCCCCGGGCTCACCGGCCTGGTCGACGAGGGCGGCACGCCCGGCTGACCGCCGACCGGTTCGCGCCTTCGGCGTCCGCCCCCATCCACGTCCGCCCCTTCGGCGTACGTCCGCACCACGTCCGCCCCCTCCCTCGTGATCCTGCCGCGTGCAGGAGCCGGTGTCGCTACCGGTCCGCGAGGCAGGGGGCGTTCGTGCGTGCTCAGCCGGTCGCCGGAGGCGTCGGCAGCGTCCGCACGGCGCGGGCCTCCAGGGCCCGCGCCGCCAGGTGCACGTCGTCGGGGTAGCCGACCTCCTCGAGGGTGAGGCCGCGGGCCGGGGCGACGGTGACGGCCGGGTCCCGCCGACCGGCCGCGAGCACCTCCCGCGGCCACTCCACACCCCGGCGGCCCTCCCCCACGGCCAGGTGCGCCCCGACGAGGGCCCGCACCATGGAGTGGCAGAACGCGTCGGCGCGCACCGTCGCCACGACGAGGCCGGCGTCGGGCTCGCCCTCGCCCGCTCGTCGCCAGTGGAGGTCGAGCAGCGTGCGGATCGTCGTGGCGCCCTCGCGTGGCTTGCAGTACGCCGCGAAGTCGTGCTCCCCGAGCAGCCAAGCGCCCGCGGCGGCCATGGCGGCGACGTCGAGCGGGCG
The sequence above is a segment of the Georgenia faecalis genome. Coding sequences within it:
- the glmS gene encoding glutamine--fructose-6-phosphate transaminase (isomerizing) codes for the protein MCGIVGYVGPASPSARPLEVVLEGLARLEYRGYDSAGVALVTGEGLVVRKRAGKLANLLGALEAAPLPPATAAIGHTRWATHGAPTDTNAHPHTSTDGRLAVIHNGIIENYAALRRPLAEAGVPFTSQTDTEVVAHLLAAAHERTGDLTAAMREVAAMLEGAFTLLAVHAAAPGTVVAARRNSPLVVGLGEGENFLGSDVAAFVSHTSSALELGQDEVVTVTADSVRVTRFDGTPVEPRPFTVTWDASAAVKGGYPTFMDKEIHDQPKAVADTLLGRTDEQGNLQLDELRIDEAILRRIDKIIVVACGTAAYAGHVAKYAVEHWVRIPVEVELAHEFRYRDPVVNEKTLVVAISQSGETMDTIMAVRHAREQGSKVLAVVNTYGSTIARESDAVLYTHAGPEVAVASTKAFLAQITATYLLGLYLSQLRGTKYLDEVAGYLTELARLPEKIEQVLAREEEVRDIARSMRDVTSVLFLGRHVGYPVALEGALKLKELAYIHAEGFAAGELKHGPIALIDTGQPVIIVVPTPRRPTLHAKVVSNIQEVRARGAHTIVIAEEGDTDVEPYADVIIRIPATPTLMTPLVAVVPLQIFACELATAKGLDVDQPRNLAKSVTVE
- the coaA gene encoding type I pantothenate kinase is translated as MTSPGGSPPSPFVEFDRESWSRLSASTPLPLTDADVRRLRGLGDPVDLAEVDTVYRPLSRLLGLYVDAARRLDASTATFLGGPVARTPYVIGVAGSVAVGKSTTSRVLRELMRRWPGTPNVELVTTDGFLHPNAELERRGILDRKGFPESYDQRALLRFLAAVKAGVAEVSAPVYDHLTYDIVPGASVPVRNPDVLIVEGLNVLQPARTTADGSPSLAVSDFFDFSLYVDARTSDVRRWYVERFLSLRRTAFAEPQSYFHRYASLDDDAAVAKATSIWATINEPNLVQNILPTRGRATLVLTKAGDHRMHRMRLRKV
- a CDS encoding DedA family protein, producing the protein MTELMAAVEESVLGLAGSPWILLAVFVLATIDGFFPPVPSESVVIAVAVLAITGEGPSLWLLIAAAAAGAFSGDLIAFGVGTKVPIHRLRMFQGDRGQGALAWASRALATRGTVFILSARFVPVGRVAVNMTAGAVAYPRRRFIVIAAIAAVIWGGYSTLLGMGAGVFLHEHPLVAVAVGVLGGVLLGFVVDAVLKRVSRRMGRADDGAAVDGPAVEGGAPEGPPAGA
- the glmM gene encoding phosphoglucosamine mutase, producing MPRLFGTDGVRGLANRDVSAELALDLGAAAAHVLATSGQFDGHRPRAVIGRDTRLSGEFLGSAIAAGLASAGVDVIQVGVLPTPGVAYLTSSMDVDLGVVISASHNPMPDNGIKFFARGGRKLDDAVEDAIEARLGAQWERPVGAQVGSIGEDARAADRAYVDHLVSAVGVDLAGLRIAVDCANGAASAVGPLALREAGADVVVINASPDGRNINDACGSTHPEQLQAVTVASGADLGVAFDGDADRCLAVDHTGALVDGDQIMGLLAVAMKEEGTLANDTLVVTVMSNLGLLLAMRDAGIATVQTAVGDRYVLEAMRAGGHTLGGEQSGHIINSAHASTGDGLLSALLIGAQVVRTGRPLADLASVVHRLPQVLVNVPGVDKSRTASDEALLDAVAGAERELGETGRVLLRPSGTEPLVRVMVEAASQDQADDVARRLAGVVKDRLAL
- the rpsI gene encoding 30S ribosomal protein S9; this encodes MAETTAEIELDDESVPSSYTSESAAPAAGLGQSITAPGQAIGRRKEAVARVRLVPGTGQWKVNGRTLEDYFPNKLHQQLVNAPFALLDIEGRFDVVARIDGGGISGQAGALRLGVARALNAIDTESNRPALKKAGFLTRDARVVESKKAGLKKARKAPQYSKR
- the rplM gene encoding 50S ribosomal protein L13; this encodes MRTYTPKPGDVEKNWYVIDATDVVLGRLATQVATLLRGKHKATFASHVDNGDFVVVINAEKVALTGSKREDKIAYHHSGFPGGLKATNYAQLLAKHPARAVEKAVRGMVPKTTLGRAQLRKLKVYAGPEHPHSAQKPQTFEITQVAQ
- a CDS encoding DUF5709 domain-containing protein — translated: MSENDMSVEPDTSEAAASMDTTADTSATRQDPSLAGEGDTDQLQKEEMLVERGVDDLADEGVSPPERDPLRGLNLTPREQVEGDTLAERLEQEQPEVWEEAGDQPLPDRQPDRAGRLEALPDDDDPTDTVGEAQSSWAADVGVAGGAATAEEAAMHIVDEDEAPGLTGLVDEGGTPG